The sequence below is a genomic window from Humulus lupulus chromosome 3, drHumLupu1.1, whole genome shotgun sequence.
TTGTTTGTGGCCAACGCCGGCGTTTGACGACTGAGCCTTTCACAGCTTCGACGGTTTGGGTTGTGGCGGCGCAAAGGGTCACTCGCTCACAGGTTTTCCTTCCTTACTACTCTTTCTTTTAGGTTTTACTTGAGAGCGATTGTTATGGGTAAGAGAAGATTGGAAGAGGGAGAACAACGCTGCTCCAATGTGTTCGTGTCTTTCTCAAAGAGGCGCAAAGGGCTTTTCCAGAAGGCGGGCGAGTTGTGCATCCAGTGCAGCGCACAAGTTGCCATTGTCGTCCTATCTCCGACGGGTAATCCTTTCGCTTTCGGGCACGCTTCGGTGGTTGAGGTTCTTCACCATTATCTTTGTCAAACGGTGATCAATCCCAGCTTCATCACTGATGAACACAGACACCAGAACCAGATAATCGAAGGCCTCAAGTTTAGCCTAAAACAGGAGCAGAAAAGAGAGGGTCTTGATGAGGAGAGTAAGGTGGTGTTGGGACTCAAGGAGTGGATTGAGAAAGAGTTTGAGGACTGTAAGACTACTACTTTTGTGGAAGATTTGGAGGGTTTGAAGCAAAAATATGTGGTGTTTCTTGACCAAATCACTCAGAGAATATTGGGGTTTTGAAGTTCTACTTCGTCCGTGGAAAGCGGAAAATATGTTGCTATTACCAACGATGAATGTGGCTGCACTCCTTTTGATGAAGAAAATTTTGGTATTTCGTTATCTAATTTATGGTCTTGAGATAAGTTTAATTTAGCTACTTTTATATCATATTAtgcattcattttttttctctagtTTTACTAATAGTTAGCCAATATAGCAGCTTAAGGTGGTGGTGTATATGAAATTAGTATATTCATTGTCTAGAAAGTGTAGAGGAGGATGTTATTAGAGCAAAGAAACATATTTGAGTTATGACAAATATTCATCTTTCTCTGATTTTGtttaaatttgtaattttttgATAAGTTTCATGCTTATAAAGGAGATATTTGGCTATTTGTTCTCTCTGGATTTCTGGTTGCATTGTTCTTTTATAGTGGACAAAATGAAAAAGGTATCTCTACACTTTGGGAATAAGAAGAGTTATAAttgaataaaaaagaaaaaaatgtt
It includes:
- the LOC133821632 gene encoding agamous-like MADS-box protein AGL28; translated protein: MGKRRLEEGEQRCSNVFVSFSKRRKGLFQKAGELCIQCSAQVAIVVLSPTGNPFAFGHASVVEVLHHYLCQTVINPSFITDEHRHQNQIIEGLKFSLKQEQKREGLDEESKVVLGLKEWIEKEFEDCKTTTFVEDLEGLKQKYVVFLDQITQRILGF